The sequence below is a genomic window from Mobula birostris isolate sMobBir1 chromosome 11, sMobBir1.hap1, whole genome shotgun sequence.
ctgcagggatcagtgttgggactgcttctttttacattatatgtcagtgatttggatgatggaattgatgactttatggccaagtttgcagatgatacaaagataggtgctgGGGCAGGTGGTGCTGAGAAAGCAGAacagctgtagaaggacttagatagattaggggaatgggcaaagaagtggcagatggaatgctgtgttgggaagtgtgtggtAATGCATTTTTTtgttaagaagaaaaaaaagtgcagattattttctaaatgaagagaaaattaaagacatgatgtgcaaagggacttggggggggtccttgtgcaggattccctaaaggttaatttgcaggttgagtcggtggtggggaaagcaaatgcaatgttagcatttattttgagtggattagaatataaaagtaaggatgtaatgttgaggctttataacgcACTAGTGAGGTTTCACTTAGagcattgtgagcaatttttggACCTGTATTTAAGAAGGAatatgctgactttggagagggttcagaggaagtccatgagaatgattccgggaatgaaagggttaccatatgggGGCCAATTTTTGGCTCTGGGCttgcctgtaatcactggaattcagaagaatgaggggagatctcattgaaacccatcgaatgttgaaaggcctcaactgagtggatatggggagaatgtttcctatggtgggggagtctaggatcagatggTATAGACTcaagaatagaaggacgtccttttagaacagagataaggagggaatCCTTTCGCCAgggagtggtgactctgtggaattcattgccatggatggttgtggaggccaggtccttaaatatatttaaggaagagattgacagattctcgattagtcagggaatgaagggttatggggagaaggcaggagattggggccgagagggaaatggatcagccatgatgaaataatggagcagactctGTGAGcgaaatggcccaattctgctcctataccttccggtcttatggtcttagttcACTCCATCAACACTCTAAACATTCTATCAGCACCTAGAATGTTCCATCAACACTTGCACTGCTCCGTCAACAACTAGACCACTCCATCAACACTTCAAAGGTTCCATCATCTTCTGGACCACTACATCAACACCTAGAGACCATTCTGTCAACACCTAGACTGTTCTGATATCATCTTGCAAACCTATAACCTCTGGCTCTAAgaaggaggatggtggagagagggagaaaccaCCTTCTGTCACATCGTAACTGCCTCAGTGTCACTGGATCTGAGCCCTCAAACCCTTCCCAGTAACACTCTGGGAGCACACTCACCTctaccttctcaagggcagttcAGGATGAGCGATGAACACCATCCTCCCAAAAGTTaaaaggtgaaaggtaaaattcTTCCACTGAAGTTGCAAAATCTGCACTGTGGTGCCCAGGTAGATACTTGCTCCTGCCCTGCCTCTGTAACCCGTTTAAGTCCTGCATTGCTCGCTAGCACAGGTAGCTCAGTGGTTTAAGTCTTGCATTGCTTGGAGATGTAACTCCTTTAGCACAGGTTTGTTAAGCATTCACTACCAACATGACCACTCAGTGCTTCCACCACCCTCAGGCAAATTTCTACTCACCTTCTCTCCACCGTTACCTCTGTCTCATCTGGTACCAAACCTCCTTAAACATCTCCACTTCTCTCTAGCCCTCCTTAAGACCCACTTCACTGAGCAAACATTGGGTCACTCAACACCTTTGCCACCGGCTTAAAATCAAATTGTGTCTGTTAATCCTCCCATGATGAAGTTTGGGACATTTTACTTGTAAGTTGTTACTACTAAGTTGTTTCTTGTAACACCAGTGCAGGAAGGGTTGCATGGGGTCAGAGGTCACTGCCTCACTTTACCATTGTCCCGTTAGAACGCTGCAGGGAGAACCTTGTGTTACTGTCCACACCAGAACAGGATAAGATTCAGTTTCATAGAAATTACTGAGTATCATCCAGTTAATTCTGCTTCTTCTGCAAGGGAAGGCATACCACTAGGCCAGGAAACCTGTGATTACCAGTGATGAAACAACTTCCCCAACTATCTATCACTGAAATGAAACAACTCAATTTTGACAGGAAAGCTAATTAATTCTCCATCCAATTGCTGCTCCATCTTGATTAGTAGAGGGGaaaggaaagtgcaggagtttTCCTCGGTAAAGATGGTGACTTCTGGCTCagaagggaatgggaaaagaggagagcggtagtgatagtggattcattggttagggacTAATCTTACTGGATGTAACAGCCTATTCTTACTCCAATTTCATATTCTTTGTCAATGTGACGTCCCTACATTCAAGGTCGAGTTGTTTTCATGGAATGTCTGTACTGTTAGGGCCATTGATGAGCTCCTACCTTAACAAGGTAACCACCAAAATGTGCACCCATGTTAGAAAGGACTTTCTTCTTCTTGGCGTCATCATCAGCACGTTTTTTGgcctcttcctcctcctttcgATTTCTCTCCTCCTGCAccgtagagagagggagagagacaaaaTAGCTGGTGACCCAATATGCACGGAGAGGAGAGATAATCTGGTAAACCAATGGGTGAAGAGGTGTTCTGGCAAAACGATAGGCATAGAGGGGAGAGGTGATCTGAGAAACCAATGGGCATGGAGGGGAGAGGTGATCTGAGAAACCAATGGGCATGGAAGGGAGAGGTGATCTGGTGGACCAATGGGTGAAGAGGTGATCTGGTGAACCAATGGGCAAAGAGGTGATCTGGTGGACCAATGGGTGAAGAGGTGATCTGGTGGACCAATGGGTGAAGAGGTGACCTGGTGAACCAATGGGCATGGAAGGGAGAGGTGATCTGGTGAACCAATGGGCATGGAGGGGAGAGGTGATCTGGTGGACCAATGGGCATGGAGGGGAGAGGTGACTGGCTGAACTGGTTGGGATGGTGCTGGGTGGAGGTTGAGGAAAGGAGATGGTGAGGTAATGGGAGAGAAGACCCACCAGCAGTCTGGCCTGACGGTCACGCTCTTTCTCTGCACGGACTCTCTGTTGTTCAGCTCTCTCTGCTCTTCTGTGTTCCTGCAGATGCAACAGATGACACCCATCTGAGAAAGCTGAAGTAACTTTTTACTTTCAGAGGGTACTGAGTCTTCAGAACTGTCTTCCACAAAGGGCGGTGCAAGCaatttttgaatatttttcaGGCAGAAATGGTTTTTATGATAGAAGTGGAACATAGAAGAGGTCAAAGGTTGCCAGGTTAGACGGGAGTTCAGGTGACTGGCAGCTTGGCCACAATCTTATTGAACAGCATActgggctcgaagggccaaattgCCTTCCTCTGGTCTAGTTTGTACATTAATAAATTTGGTTCCTGTTTGGGACCATCCTCAACTCAGAGAAAGGTCTGAAGAAAGAGGGTACTTCCTAAGTAGCTGCTTCCACATCTTCATTCGGGGAGATAAAGGGAGGTTTCTGCACAGACGACTGTGGATCCTTGGAGCTCTCTGTGCAGTGGATTGTGAGGGTCAGTCAATGACTGTGTCTATAAGAGGGAACGTGTTAGATTCATAATACTGTACTTGAGAGAATCAAGGACAGCAATTAGAAGACGTGCAGCCTGATCTCCGTCGTGACCCAGCCACAGAAGGCAGAGTTCTTGAGACCCCTGGGATAATGTCCTGTCTGGGGTAAACACACGCTGGTTCACTCCTGGAGTTTGCCACCCTGGGGTTACCCGTCTACGTTTGGACTCTTCATACAGAACAAGCTCATTACACTGAGGAAGGTGGATGAGATAAACGGTGGCTGCTGACTCTGACTAATCACTGGAGATCAGGTCAGGTCGAGTTGTGCCTGGTGGTATGGCGGGCATTACATTTCAGGCCAGAACAACACAGGCGGACACAACGCCCAGGACTGCCACACTCTGCTCAGTTGTGGACATCTGGGCAGCTGGGCTCAGGCGGGTGGATGGGTCGGCCTGAACTCCAGCCCCTCTACAGCCAccatcttactgaatggcgggtCAGGTtcaagggccgaatagcctactcctgctcctattccccAGTCTTACAAAAGTGGAAACTAATTTAGATGCTGTGATGTCAGTAGCCCTACAGAACCTGGCTTCCGTTCGACTGCTGAGAAGAATAATTAATTGAGTCTGGCTCAGCGAAGTCACGTTTATAACAGAAAGGATTATACACACGGGTGAGTTGCTAAATGTATACATCTCTGTGTTGCTGCAGGACAGGAGGATTAGGCATTACCTCAGAACAGCTGCAGCTTGGCTCCACCCGCGTGCCAGAAGCCTTGTCTGGAAGGCACAGGCCCAGGTTCGAATGCCTCGATGGCCTGTATTTAGATAACAACCCTGGTTGCGACAATTGGTGTCTGTGAAATGCACCGCAACCTTTCCCAACCCCATTCCTTCCAACGTTCAGTAAGGATTGTTGGACGGAAAGCACATTTGGACAAGATATTTTTGCACTCGCACAGGAGATtcttcaggtgctggaaatccaaagcaacacacgcaagatgctggaggaactcagcaggtcaggcagcatcgatggagtgggctgagacgcttcatcaggactatttCCCACCACTCCCCCCCCTTGATAAGGAGATACAAATCTTACCCCTGTGGTAAACTCTGCTAACATCACTGTTGAGGTAGGTACTGTTGATTCTACATGGTTCGGGACAGAATGGCCacctcccactctcaccactaTCCACAGTCTGCATTTTCAAAAGCAGATCCAGGCCTATTAGTGCTGTCAACTttaactggatgtattccaggaaaGTCATTCATATGTTATGCTAACCAGCTCTCCCCGTCAAACAAACAGATTAAACCCAGTGTAAAATGAAAATAGAAGTAACAAAATATTTGTTTCCTGATCCCAGGGTCTAGAACTGCAGTCTAGGATGTCGGCACTCTTTGCAAACCAAAATACCTAATTTTACATTTGGGCAGGGTAAACTCATCACAGTGAGGAGGGTGGTTGAGGAACACGTTCTTTCTCCATGAGATGTGCTCATTAAGGGAATCACAAAATGTGCAAGATGACACATACTGCTTTCCTTGGCAGGGtgggtgtttgagagagagattcAAAATCTTGAAAAAGCAGCAGGTGCCGGAAGCAACTCTCAGCAGTTCgtgctggagagagaaacagtgctTTGAGCTGGAAACTTTTCATCTTTGGTAAGAAGCGTtagtttttttcctctctctgcagctgctgcttgacctgctgagtatttccatcacTGCCTGTTTTTGTTTCAGCATTGCAGTGTCTTGCTATTGGGATTTGATGTGAGGGACGTTTCATGAGTATCTCAGTGCCTCAGTGATGTAATAAAGAGTTACAGCTAAAAATGGATCTGAGATGAACCTTGTGGTCAGAGGGTGGAGGGATTCTGAGGAATACCTACAATCCTCTCCTTCAGGTAGATcagttcctcttcctccttcttccGCTGTTCGAAATGGGCCTCGATCAGTGTCTGCAGTTCCAGCAGGTCCTTCTCCATGCGCTTGCGATGGATGTCCTGTAACGGACAGGGAGACGTGGGGGAAACAAGAGAGCTGAGATAAGTTGGTGAATCAGCACTCATCTGAAAGCAACTGCGGTGGATCTTTCTCGCCTTTGACGTGACTCTGAACGAGACCATTCGGCCAGTCAGGTCTGTGCTAGCTCTCACAGAGCAATCCAATCAATCGATCCACTCCCTGCTCTGTGATATTTTGTGGCTATTTTGGTACGATGGCACCTATCCATCCACCTATCAGCGTGTGCCTGGTGGAAAAGTTGGTCTACCCCTGGACCCATCCGGCACAACTCCTGCAGCGAAGGCAAACTTACTGCTAATTACTGCATTTAATAGCagagaagcaggccattcagcctccaTGTCAGTGCTGACACCAGTCTCCTCCAATGCTGCTCCACCATGGTCTcctccctcctttactccctattGCACTGGCTTCCCCTTAAATGTACCTGCTCTGCTCCTCGTGGTAACACATCCCACATTCAAACCATCGTCTCTGTGGTGAGATTGCTGAGGACATTCCTTTTCCTGTTTATCAGTAATTACCTTGAACTTATGCCCCCTTTAAAACCCCCACATTACCATCAGCTCTGTGCTGAGATTCCTGAGGACATTCCTTTTCCTATTTATCAATAATATCCTTGTACTTATAAGCTCCCACATTAAGAGAAACATGTTGGCAACAGTAAAACGAATCACTACACGCACTGTGACCTGCTGGGCATCAACAAACCTGACCAGATTACATCTGCTGAAcagaaggtgctggaaatccagagcaacagacacaaaatgctggaggtcacacacaacctgctgaggtcctccagcagattatatTTAATTTCTCCATCCAGGTCGTTGATTCTAGATTGTGAACAGCTGGGGTCCAACACTGGTGTCTGCACAGCTCACATCCTCCCAGTTCAAAGCCAGCCCTTTTATCCCtagcaacacacagaaactgctggcagtgtctgtggaaatgaataaactgtcgccgttttaggctgagacccttcatcgggactggaaaggaagggggaagacaccagaataaaaaggtgtggggtaCTGTGTACAGTAGTTTAGCTACGGCCTAACCGCTGCTCTTTTATTGAACGTAAAACTGTACAACAcaataacaggcccttcggcccacaatgttgtgctgaaccaattaaattagtcatcaaataATCAAGTAAACTAAACTCTTCTGCctaacaatgtccatatccctccatttccctcacattcatgtaccttTCTAAATggctcttaaaagtccctagtgtatctgcctctaccaccagcccaggcagtacattccaggcaccttctactctctgtgtaaaaatacttaCTCCTCGTATCTCCTTTCAAGttacccccctctcaccttaaatgcatgccctctggtatgagacgtttcaaccctggggaagAAAGATAGTGTCTGCTACTCACTTTATgcatttcataatcttataaacctccatcctTAGCCTCTGCCGCTCTGAGgaaaacaacccatgtttgtcCAACATCTCGTTATggaacatgccctctaatccaggcagcatcctggtaaacctcttctgcaccctctccaaatccgcaacatccttcctataatggggcaaccagaaccgtatgcagtactccagatgcagcctaaccagaggTCTATAAAGCTGTGACTTTTCAACTCAATGCCTCGATTAATTATAGTTCCAGTTTTCAGTTACTCGGTCAGTGAAGGTCAGAATTCTTCACTGTTTTATCTCTTTGTCCCAGAACTCTCAGGAGCCTGTGGACATGCACCCAGATCTTATGGCCCTCTACATTTCCTTTTGTTCTGTGTATGCCTCTGCTCTGTTTGCCCTTGCCCAAACCCATCACCTCACACATTTTGAAAGATTAgtcttacttgtcacatgtacatcgaagcatcgAGACGTACAGTGAGATGGTGAGATGGAACAGTCAAGGATTACCAGGGAGAACGTACATCAAAGTCAACCCTCTCTCCATCTGGGATTTTGGGAACGGAAATCTGAGGAACAACCAACCTGTAAGAGACAAAGGGGAGAGCATCACCTCTGGAACAGTGACCACAGTGAACCATCTTCTGTAACACTGGCCTGTGAGTAGGTTAGGTTTTTCATATGTTTGGGACCACTAACTGGCGCTGAGTAGAATCAGACTTACGTATACCTGCCAAATATACTCTAAtttgcatgcaacagtggccacTCCCCAGAACACTGCTTCAACAGGCAGGCTAAATCAGATGAGGTAAGCTAGcaggcctcataccccagtgaaacAGGgatatgcctgtcctagcatgtaaAGTCAGCTCTAGGTGAACGAGACGAACGGcgagatccaatggccaagaaggtggttctgcaatgctTCGTGGAGAGTGAGAagcatgacaagacacagaagaagtcatggtcatctagTGCAGGCAAGGAAGACCCTAGTTATGACgactactcataccactggaTGCAGACTTCTGAAGTTGAGAGAGTAAAAACTGCCCCAGTACATTGGCTTTCTCACTTTAAAAGCTCTCCTGCACAAGTTTCTTCTGTCATCATTGGATATGACTGAcaaccaatcaatcaatcaatcatacTCCGAGATAAAATCAATAAAAATCAATATTTAACCTGCACAGACTTTTGGCTGGGAGAAACCACTGAGTTAAGTTTTTAGGGctattttctcattttttttattattgactAGAATGGAAAATTTTTATCTTGTACACATATCCTAAGGTTGATTTCAAACCAAAGCTTCTCAAAGAGAAGGTCAGCAGATATGTAAAGGGTTAATTGAAAGTCCTTACTTTGGTCTGGGCCGCTCCTCTTCTGTGCACcggagagaaagagaagaaatgTTAATTTTTGCAGAGAATGACATAAATTCTGTTTAAAAAACAAAATCATGTTCAAAGCATGACAAGGACGTCAATCAAAGTAAGAATGTCAAGGTTACAAAGCCCCAGCACGTAAACCCAAGAGCAAGAGGTGTGCATTCTTAAATCCTATCCAcgccagcttgggtttaacccccacctgccttccccctcacctggcttcacctgtcaccttctagcttgtatttcttcccctccctccaccttcttctgacacctcccttcttcttttccagtcctgatgaagggtctcggctcaaaacgttgactgcttattttcctccatagatgctgtctgacctgctgagatcccccagcgtTTTGCACGGGCTGGAACCAGAGGATCACTAAACTACCATTGGTATAACAGTCGGGCGTGGGGGCCACAGCGAGACCACAGTGGGAATGTGGTAGCGACTGCTGACACGCCCATAGAACGAATGTTTATATTTCCAGATCAGCAGCCAGAGTTCCAGACCAATGTTGCAGAGTcgagagttcaaatcccaccacagtagttgggggggaggggggataaaaTATCCAATATGATTAAGTCTGGAATAGAACTGGTTTTGCATAAcaatagtaatggtaactctggAATCAGTGCGTGGTTGAGAAAACCCATCGAAGGGATCTGCTGAATTGCCAGAAAGAAATTGTCCTGCCTTGCCCAGTCACAGGCCCTCAGTATGGTGTGTTCCGGGCTTCCTCTTCAGCGAGGGGAAGTTAGGGGAAGAGGGTAATAAGCATTAAGGCATCAGtataaatacaaaatgctgggggagctcggcggtcaggcagcagctatgcagagaaataaacagtcgatgttttggctgagacccttcatcaggaatggaaaggaaggatgAAGAAACCTGAataagaggggggggggagggtaaggAGTACTAGCTGGCAGGTGCCAGGTGAGACCATGTGAGGAGGAAGGTGagtggatgggggagaggggaatgaagtgagCAGCTGGGAAGTGAGAGgtagaacacacacaaaagtgctgAAGAAAGAAACTGACAGGATGCGTGTTGCTTCTGCCCCCGGGACAATTTCTCAATATCCCAATGTGCTCTTCACTATCTCTACATGATCCTCTCTTAAACACCTTTTTCACCCCCGAGGAGAACATCTCCAAGCTGCTGTGTACCCGCACGACAAAACTTTATCATCCTGGATTTATTTTGGAAACtccattctgcagcttcttcaggATGTGATGCCAAGAACTGGGCACAATATTCCGAGCAACCCAGCTTTTGTACAGGATCTTCATGATTTTCTTGCATGTTGTCCTACACTTAAAGAGACCAGGGTCCCATCAATTTTTAACTGC
It includes:
- the tnnt1 gene encoding troponin T, slow skeletal muscle, with product MEKDLLELQTLIEAHFEQRKKEEEELIYLKERIEHRRAERAEQQRVRAEKERDRQARLLEERNRKEEEEAKKRADDDAKKKKVLSNMGAHFGGYLVKAEQRRGMKQTGREMKKKILAERRRPLNIEHLNDEKMREKAKELWEWMYQLESEKFDLMDKLKRQKYEINVLHNRINEHQKFKKAAGKGKVGGRWK